From one Thalassobaculum sp. OXR-137 genomic stretch:
- a CDS encoding sarcosine oxidase subunit delta, with amino-acid sequence MIRITCPHCGPRDQAEFSYAGDATRARRADPATATAADWHDYVYLRDNPPGPHLEFWHHIHGCRRYVKVLRDVTSHEVLACGWPDAELEVPR; translated from the coding sequence ATGATCCGGATCACCTGCCCCCATTGCGGCCCGCGCGACCAGGCCGAGTTCTCCTATGCCGGCGACGCGACCAGGGCCCGCCGGGCCGATCCCGCCACGGCGACCGCGGCCGACTGGCACGACTACGTCTACCTGCGCGACAACCCGCCCGGCCCGCATCTGGAGTTCTGGCACCACATCCACGGCTGCCGGCGCTATGTGAAGGTGCTGCGCGACGTGACGTCCCATGAGGTGCTGGCCTGCGGTTGGCCGGACGCCGAGTTGGAGGTACCGCGATGA
- a CDS encoding sarcosine oxidase subunit beta family protein, whose translation MAEYSVFSLIREGLTGHKGWIRAWRDPEPKQSYDVIIIGGGGHGLATAYYLARNHGITNVAVVEKGWIGGGNVGRNTTIVRSNYMLDGNAHFYEHSLKLWEGLSRDLNYNVMFSQRGVLNLAHNDGQMDAYARRGNLMRLNGIDAELLDRDGVRKLYPHLDYSTDARWPIYGGLLQARGGTARHDAVAWGFARGADRRGVDILQNCEVVGFERDGDRITGVKTSRGTIGCGRVGMAVAGNTSRVAAMLGWKLPIESHVLQAFVTEPLKPLIDGVVTYGAGHFYISQSDKGGLVLGGDIDFHNSYAQRGNLPVVEDVMANGLAMMPHLSRLRILRSWGGIMDMSMDGSPIISKTPFDNLYLNAGWCYGGFKATPGSGYAFAHTIAHDAPHETNREMGLERFETGHLLDEGGKGPTPKLH comes from the coding sequence ATGGCGGAATATTCGGTCTTCTCGCTGATCCGCGAGGGGCTCACGGGGCATAAGGGCTGGATCCGCGCCTGGCGCGATCCGGAGCCGAAACAATCCTACGACGTGATCATCATCGGCGGCGGCGGCCACGGGCTGGCGACTGCCTATTACCTCGCCCGCAATCACGGCATCACCAATGTGGCGGTGGTCGAGAAGGGCTGGATCGGCGGCGGCAATGTCGGGCGCAACACCACCATCGTGCGCTCCAACTACATGCTCGACGGCAACGCCCATTTCTACGAGCACTCCCTGAAGCTGTGGGAGGGCCTGTCGCGGGACCTGAACTACAACGTGATGTTCAGCCAGCGCGGCGTGCTCAACCTCGCTCACAATGACGGGCAGATGGACGCCTATGCGCGGCGCGGCAACCTGATGCGGCTGAACGGCATCGATGCCGAGCTGCTGGACCGCGACGGCGTGCGCAAACTGTATCCGCATCTCGACTATTCGACCGATGCCCGCTGGCCGATCTATGGCGGGCTGCTGCAGGCGCGCGGCGGCACCGCCCGGCACGACGCGGTCGCCTGGGGCTTCGCCCGCGGCGCCGACCGGCGCGGGGTCGACATCCTGCAGAACTGCGAGGTGGTGGGGTTCGAGCGCGACGGCGACCGGATCACCGGGGTGAAGACCAGCCGCGGCACCATCGGCTGCGGCCGGGTCGGCATGGCCGTGGCCGGCAACACCTCGCGGGTCGCCGCCATGCTGGGCTGGAAGCTGCCGATCGAATCCCATGTGCTCCAGGCCTTCGTGACCGAGCCGCTGAAGCCGCTGATCGACGGGGTCGTCACCTACGGGGCCGGGCATTTCTACATCAGCCAGTCGGACAAGGGCGGGCTGGTGCTGGGCGGCGACATCGACTTCCACAATTCCTACGCCCAGCGCGGCAACCTGCCGGTGGTGGAGGACGTGATGGCCAACGGGCTGGCGATGATGCCGCACCTGTCGCGGCTGCGGATCCTGCGGAGCTGGGGCGGCATCATGGACATGTCGATGGACGGCAGCCCGATCATCTCCAAGACGCCGTTCGACAACCTCTATCTGAACGCCGGCTGGTGCTATGGCGGGTTCAAGGCGACCCCCGGCTCGGGCTACGCCTTCGCCCATACCATCGCCCATGACGCGCCGCACGAGACCAACCGGGAGATGGGGCTGGAGCGGTTCGAGACCGGGCACCTGCTGGACGAGGGCGGCAAGGGGCCGACCCCGAAGCTGCATTGA
- a CDS encoding MAPEG family protein, which translates to MITAAYAGLLGLIFLILTVRVVMRRGAVRATLGTGGDVLLERRIRAHGNFIEFVPLVLILMILLEMQNVSIWIVHVVGVCLVIGRVIHGANISRENESLGGRVVGMVLTMTALGVASIFALLRSFGVM; encoded by the coding sequence ATGATCACAGCGGCCTATGCGGGACTTCTTGGACTGATCTTTCTGATCCTCACGGTGCGGGTCGTCATGCGGCGCGGGGCGGTCAGGGCGACCCTGGGGACCGGCGGCGACGTCCTGCTCGAGCGCCGCATCCGCGCCCACGGCAACTTCATCGAGTTCGTGCCCCTGGTGCTGATCTTGATGATCCTGCTGGAGATGCAGAACGTCTCGATCTGGATCGTGCATGTGGTGGGGGTGTGCCTGGTGATCGGCCGGGTGATCCACGGCGCGAACATCAGCCGCGAGAACGAGAGCCTGGGGGGCCGCGTCGTCGGCATGGTGCTGACGATGACCGCGCTGGGGGTGGCGTCGATCTTCGCGCTGCTGCGGAGCTTCGGGGTGATGTGA
- a CDS encoding FAD-binding oxidoreductase, with product MTTDTNTAHPNTANPNTADILIIGGGMAGASAGYFMADDAKVILLERESQPGYHTTGRSAALFFENYGNATIRKLNKITRPFLESPPEGFADAPLMTPRGAAAVATEELLDTLAHELAQSPSMERIDGKTLFEIAPYLDPDRIVAGAYEAGAMDMDVNAILHGFLRGLRAKGGRVVTDAEVMGLSRAEGVWTVQTRAGTFSAPIVVNAAGAWCDVVGEMAGAAKIGLIPKRRTAFTFDATLRDGTTADPSRWAMTDLCDESWYVRPEGGRMMGSPADEIPSPPTDAQPEIEDVALAIDRIQTDTLFVINRPHSTWAGLRSFVADKSPVVGFAPAAEGFLWVAGQGGYGIQTSAAMGRFSAAMALGRDVPDDMAALGLTKAELAPDRPGLGKK from the coding sequence ATGACCACCGATACGAATACCGCCCACCCGAATACGGCCAACCCGAACACCGCCGACATCCTGATCATCGGCGGCGGCATGGCCGGGGCTTCGGCCGGGTATTTCATGGCCGACGATGCCAAGGTCATCCTGCTGGAGCGCGAGAGCCAGCCCGGCTACCACACCACCGGACGCTCGGCGGCGCTGTTCTTCGAGAACTACGGCAACGCGACCATCCGCAAGCTGAACAAGATCACCCGGCCGTTCCTGGAGAGCCCGCCGGAGGGGTTCGCCGACGCGCCGCTGATGACGCCGCGCGGCGCCGCCGCCGTGGCCACCGAGGAGCTGCTCGACACCCTGGCCCACGAGCTGGCGCAATCCCCCAGCATGGAGCGGATCGACGGCAAGACGCTGTTCGAGATCGCCCCCTATCTCGACCCGGACCGCATCGTCGCCGGCGCCTATGAGGCGGGTGCGATGGACATGGACGTCAACGCCATCCTGCACGGCTTCCTGCGGGGCCTGCGGGCCAAGGGCGGCCGCGTGGTCACCGACGCCGAGGTCATGGGCCTGTCCCGCGCCGAGGGCGTGTGGACCGTGCAGACCCGGGCCGGCACCTTCAGCGCCCCGATCGTCGTGAACGCCGCCGGTGCATGGTGCGACGTGGTCGGCGAGATGGCCGGCGCCGCCAAGATCGGCCTGATCCCCAAGCGGCGCACCGCCTTCACCTTCGACGCGACCCTGCGCGACGGCACCACCGCCGATCCGTCGCGCTGGGCGATGACCGATCTGTGCGACGAATCCTGGTACGTGCGGCCGGAAGGCGGGCGGATGATGGGCAGCCCGGCCGACGAGATCCCCTCGCCCCCGACCGACGCCCAGCCGGAGATCGAGGACGTGGCTCTGGCCATCGACCGGATCCAGACCGACACGCTCTTCGTGATCAATCGCCCGCACTCGACCTGGGCGGGGTTGCGCAGCTTCGTCGCCGACAAGTCGCCGGTGGTGGGCTTCGCACCGGCGGCCGAGGGCTTCCTTTGGGTGGCGGGCCAGGGCGGCTACGGCATCCAGACCAGTGCCGCCATGGGCCGCTTCAGCGCCGCCATGGCGCTCGGCCGCGACGTCCCGGATGACATGGCGGCGCTCGGCCTGACGAAGGCAGAACTGGCGCCGGACCGGCCAGGGCTGGGGAAAAAATAG
- a CDS encoding NAD kinase — MALAFVAANTDEAREAQKILCRRYGSVAPTRADVIVALGGDGYMLETLRAAIGAGKPIYGMNRGTVGFLMNEFHEEGLIERLQKAQPVILHPLRMHATCRDGTRVEGLAINEVSLFRASAQAAKIRISVDGRERMEELVCDGVLVATPAGSTAYNLSAHGPIIPLGANVLALTPISAFRPRRWRGALLPRGAVIHFETIRPEKRPINAVADVMEVHDVVEVEVREDRDVELTVLYDPEHNLEERVLMEQFAP; from the coding sequence ATGGCCCTCGCCTTCGTGGCCGCCAACACGGACGAAGCGCGCGAGGCCCAGAAGATCCTGTGCCGGCGCTACGGCAGCGTGGCGCCGACCCGGGCCGACGTGATCGTGGCCCTGGGCGGCGACGGCTACATGCTGGAGACCCTGCGCGCCGCCATCGGCGCCGGCAAGCCGATCTACGGGATGAATCGGGGCACCGTCGGCTTCCTGATGAACGAGTTCCACGAGGAAGGGCTGATCGAGCGGCTGCAGAAGGCCCAGCCGGTCATCCTGCACCCGCTGCGGATGCACGCCACCTGCCGCGACGGCACCCGGGTCGAGGGACTGGCGATCAACGAGGTCTCGCTGTTCCGCGCCTCGGCCCAGGCGGCGAAGATCCGGATCTCCGTCGACGGCCGCGAGCGCATGGAAGAGCTGGTCTGCGACGGCGTGCTGGTCGCCACCCCGGCCGGGTCGACGGCCTACAACCTGTCCGCCCACGGCCCGATCATCCCGCTCGGCGCCAATGTGCTGGCCCTGACGCCGATCAGCGCCTTCCGTCCCCGGCGCTGGCGCGGTGCGCTGCTGCCGCGCGGCGCGGTCATCCATTTCGAGACCATCCGCCCGGAGAAGCGCCCGATCAACGCGGTCGCCGACGTGATGGAAGTGCACGACGTGGTGGAAGTGGAAGTCCGCGAGGACCGCGACGTGGAGCTCACCGTGCTCTACGACCCGGAACACAATCTCGAAGAACGCGTTTTGATGGAGCAGTTCGCCCCATGA
- a CDS encoding molybdopterin-guanine dinucleotide biosynthesis protein A — protein MRIVLFAFLIAAALSQSVTGASGAWADERHEGYYYPKITSTEVYKARVQKLRDSDRVRRLGFVTGMAAGAQEKAYAPQMAFFAKGRDAEKAILIGLEDGRMATLYRARAVLALLTATARATPVFRDLDPDGQYTFLDLLALLGFEELTVSDGRSYAHRIEIK, from the coding sequence ATGCGTATCGTGCTTTTCGCCTTCCTGATCGCGGCCGCCCTGTCCCAGTCCGTCACCGGCGCCAGCGGCGCCTGGGCGGACGAGCGGCACGAGGGCTATTACTATCCGAAGATCACCTCCACCGAGGTCTACAAGGCGCGCGTCCAGAAGCTGCGCGATTCCGACCGGGTGCGGCGACTGGGATTCGTCACCGGCATGGCCGCGGGCGCGCAGGAGAAGGCCTATGCGCCGCAGATGGCGTTCTTCGCCAAGGGCCGCGACGCGGAGAAGGCGATCCTGATCGGGCTGGAGGACGGCCGCATGGCGACGCTCTACCGGGCGCGGGCGGTGCTGGCCCTGCTGACCGCGACGGCGCGGGCGACCCCGGTGTTCCGGGATCTCGATCCGGACGGCCAGTACACGTTCCTGGATCTGTTGGCGCTGCTGGGCTTCGAGGAGCTGACGGTCAGCGACGGCCGCAGCTACGCGCACCGGATCGAGATCAAGTAG
- the moaA gene encoding GTP 3',8-cyclase MoaA has product MTETSTSSILSTPAPAPLIDPFQRAISYLRVSVTDRCDFRCVYCMAENMTFLPKKDVLSLEELDRLCGAFVDLGVKKLRLTGGEPLVRRDIMWLIRRLGARLDGGGLEELTITTNASQLSRFADDLAACGVKRLNVSIDTLDPDKFRAITRWGDIGKVMAGLDAADKAGIAIKINAVALKGVNDDELGDMLQWCGDRGYDMTVIEVMPMGDIGGEDRLDQYLPLSAVRARLAQRFTLTDIPYKTGGPARYVSVAETGGRLGFITPLTHNFCESCNRVRLTCTGTLYMCLGQDDAADLREPLRASESDGALHDAIREAITRKPKGHDFIIDRRHRGPAVSRHMSVTGG; this is encoded by the coding sequence ATGACCGAAACCTCCACCTCTTCAATCCTGTCGACCCCGGCACCCGCACCGCTGATCGATCCGTTCCAGCGGGCGATCTCCTATCTGCGGGTCTCGGTGACCGACCGCTGCGACTTCCGCTGCGTCTACTGCATGGCGGAAAACATGACCTTCCTGCCGAAGAAGGACGTGCTGTCGCTGGAGGAGCTGGACCGGCTGTGCGGCGCCTTCGTCGATCTCGGCGTGAAGAAGCTGCGGTTGACCGGCGGCGAGCCCCTGGTGCGGCGCGACATCATGTGGCTGATCCGCCGCCTCGGCGCCCGCCTGGACGGCGGCGGCCTGGAGGAGCTGACGATCACCACCAATGCCAGCCAGCTCTCGCGCTTCGCCGACGACCTGGCGGCCTGCGGGGTGAAGCGGTTGAACGTGTCGATCGACACGCTGGACCCGGACAAGTTCCGCGCTATCACCCGCTGGGGCGACATCGGCAAGGTCATGGCCGGGCTCGACGCCGCCGACAAGGCCGGCATCGCCATCAAGATCAACGCCGTGGCGCTGAAGGGCGTGAACGACGACGAACTCGGCGACATGCTGCAATGGTGCGGCGACCGGGGCTACGACATGACCGTGATTGAGGTCATGCCGATGGGCGACATCGGTGGCGAGGACCGGCTCGACCAGTACCTGCCGCTGTCGGCGGTGCGCGCGCGGCTGGCCCAGCGCTTCACCCTGACCGACATCCCGTACAAGACCGGCGGCCCGGCCCGCTACGTGTCGGTGGCGGAGACCGGCGGGCGGCTCGGCTTCATCACGCCGCTGACCCATAATTTTTGCGAGAGCTGCAACCGGGTTCGGCTGACCTGCACCGGCACGCTGTACATGTGCCTCGGCCAGGACGACGCCGCCGACCTGCGCGAACCGCTGCGGGCGAGCGAGAGCGACGGTGCACTGCACGACGCGATCCGCGAGGCGATCACCCGCAAGCCCAAGGGTCACGACTTCATCATCGACCGCCGCCACCGCGGCCCGGCGGTCTCGCGGCACATGAGCGTGACGGGCGGCTGA
- the mobA gene encoding molybdenum cofactor guanylyltransferase MobA, with protein sequence MTDAMDARPTPPPASGDAVLGVILAGGLARRMGGGDKGLVALDGRTLLQRVIDRLEGQVGGLVLNANGDPARFAAYGLPVVGDTVADHPGPLAGILAGLEHAAAGGWDWIATVPVDTPCLPGDLVDRLRVALADEAAEIACAASGGRVHPVVGLWPVTLIGPLRAALAEGTRKVEAFAGARRRAVAEWPAAPHDPFVNVNAPEDLQRIADRDK encoded by the coding sequence ATGACGGATGCCATGGACGCGCGGCCGACACCCCCTCCGGCCTCCGGCGACGCCGTTCTCGGCGTGATCCTGGCCGGCGGCCTCGCCCGGCGCATGGGCGGCGGCGACAAAGGGCTGGTCGCGCTCGACGGCCGCACCCTGCTGCAGCGGGTGATCGACCGGCTGGAGGGGCAGGTCGGCGGGCTGGTGTTGAACGCCAACGGCGATCCGGCGCGGTTCGCGGCCTACGGGCTGCCCGTCGTCGGCGACACGGTGGCGGACCATCCGGGGCCGCTGGCCGGGATCCTCGCCGGCCTGGAGCATGCCGCGGCGGGCGGCTGGGACTGGATCGCGACGGTGCCGGTCGATACGCCCTGCCTGCCGGGCGATCTGGTCGACCGGCTTCGGGTGGCGCTGGCGGACGAGGCGGCGGAGATCGCCTGTGCGGCGTCGGGCGGCCGGGTGCATCCGGTGGTCGGGCTCTGGCCGGTGACGCTGATCGGCCCGCTGCGCGCGGCGTTGGCGGAGGGGACGCGCAAGGTGGAGGCCTTTGCCGGCGCCCGTCGGCGGGCGGTCGCTGAATGGCCGGCAGCGCCGCACGACCCGTTCGTCAACGTGAACGCGCCGGAGGATCTGCAGCGCATCGCGGACCGAGACAAGTGA
- a CDS encoding citryl-CoA lyase, translated as MSAKAAPTTSIATHTNDDIYIRDKSLCSELIGKLTFTEMIVFQMLGRVPSAAETAMIDACFVTLMEHGLTPSALATRLIYASAPEAMQAGVAAGLMGVGSVFVGTMEGNAKLLLEIVADPAGIDAAAQRVAEEHRAARKPLPGFGHHLHKPDDPRPIRLFALAEEHGQSGTYIAALKSLSAAIDRVYGKHITINATGAIAAVLLDCGVPAEILRGFALITRCAGLVGHVREEQEKPSMRTIWETAEEAIPYDGTIPGV; from the coding sequence ATGAGCGCCAAAGCCGCGCCGACGACCAGCATCGCCACCCACACCAACGACGACATCTACATCCGCGACAAGAGCCTGTGCAGCGAACTGATCGGCAAGCTGACCTTCACCGAGATGATCGTCTTCCAGATGCTGGGGCGGGTGCCGAGTGCGGCCGAGACGGCGATGATCGACGCCTGTTTCGTCACCCTGATGGAGCACGGCCTGACCCCCAGCGCGCTGGCGACCCGGCTGATCTATGCCAGCGCCCCCGAGGCGATGCAGGCGGGCGTGGCGGCCGGGCTGATGGGCGTCGGCAGCGTCTTCGTCGGCACCATGGAGGGCAACGCCAAGCTGCTGCTGGAGATCGTGGCGGATCCGGCCGGCATCGACGCGGCGGCCCAGCGGGTGGCGGAGGAGCACCGGGCGGCGCGCAAGCCCCTGCCCGGCTTCGGCCACCACCTGCACAAGCCGGACGACCCGCGCCCAATTCGACTGTTCGCGCTGGCCGAGGAGCATGGCCAGTCCGGCACCTATATCGCCGCGCTGAAGTCCCTGAGTGCGGCCATCGACCGGGTCTACGGCAAGCACATCACGATCAACGCGACAGGCGCGATCGCGGCGGTGCTACTGGATTGCGGCGTGCCGGCGGAGATCCTGCGCGGCTTCGCCCTCATCACCCGCTGCGCCGGCCTTGTCGGCCATGTGCGCGAGGAGCAGGAGAAGCCGTCGATGCGCACGATCTGGGAAACCGCCGAAGAGGCGATCCCCTACGACGGGACGATCCCGGGGGTTTAG